The region GTAAGAGATGTCTATTCATTTGCAGATAAAATTGTAATGGTAGCATCAGACAGAATATCAGCATTTGATGTGGTACTCCCAGAGCCCATCCCCTACAAAGGACAGGTACTTAACCAAATAGCATCCATTTTCCTTAAAGCAACTTCTGATATAGTCCCCAACTGGGTTAAATCAGTCCCGGATCCATCGGTGACGATTGGAATCAAATGCTCTACATTTCCTGTTGAAATGGTAATCAGAGGCTATCTTGCCGGTCATGCCTGGAGGGAATATAAAGCAGGAAAAAGAACTCTTTGCGGAGTAGCCCTACCCGAAGGACTTAAGGAAAACGATCCTCTTCCTTCACCTATTATAACCCCAACTACAAAAGCAAGCGAAGGGCACGATGAAGATATTTCCAGAGAAGAAATATTAAAACAAGGTCTTGTATCAGAGGCAGACTATATAGTACTTGAAAAATATACCAGAGCTTTATTTCAAAGAGGTACAGAAATCGCTAAAACAAGAGGCCTAATACTCGTTGATACTAAGTATGAATTTGGGCATTCTGATGGAAAAATTTATCTTATTGATGAGGTGCACACACCTGATTCTTCAAGATATTTTTATGCAGAGGGATACGAAGAAAGACAGAAAAAGGGTGAAGTTCAAAAGCAGTTATCAAAGGAATTTGTAAGACAATGGCTCATTGAAAACGGATTTCAAGGTAAGGAAGGACAAAAAATTCCACAAATGACACCTGAAATAGTGAAAAATATATCAG is a window of Sporocytophaga myxococcoides DSM 11118 DNA encoding:
- a CDS encoding phosphoribosylaminoimidazolesuccinocarboxamide synthase, producing MNAIKETNFSFPGQTAFYRGKVRDVYSFADKIVMVASDRISAFDVVLPEPIPYKGQVLNQIASIFLKATSDIVPNWVKSVPDPSVTIGIKCSTFPVEMVIRGYLAGHAWREYKAGKRTLCGVALPEGLKENDPLPSPIITPTTKASEGHDEDISREEILKQGLVSEADYIVLEKYTRALFQRGTEIAKTRGLILVDTKYEFGHSDGKIYLIDEVHTPDSSRYFYAEGYEERQKKGEVQKQLSKEFVRQWLIENGFQGKEGQKIPQMTPEIVKNISERYIELFEKVTGENFKKPNSAEDIQERIKKNILNAINASN